The Henckelia pumila isolate YLH828 chromosome 2, ASM3356847v2, whole genome shotgun sequence genome includes a window with the following:
- the LOC140884295 gene encoding uncharacterized protein At4g22758-like, translating to MLNYKQKKNQPLKGNRFLISVTVLGSAGPIRFVVNEVDLVAAVIETAPKSYAREGRLPVLGSNLNNFMLYCPFSGTEALSPWENIGSVGVRNFMLCKKPQTENAIEDEKSPSVSRKAAGIWKTWFHKSPSLKISSH from the exons ATGTTGAATTATAAGCAGAAGAAGAATCAACCCCTTAAGGGCAACCGGTTCTTGATTAGCGTTACGGTGCTTGGAAGCGCTGGCCCCATTCGGTTTGTCGTTAATGAGGTGGATCTTGTCGCTGCCGTCATTGAAACTGCTCCGAAATCCTATGCGAGGGAAGGCAGGCTCCCTGTTCTTGGTTCCAATCTCAATAATTTTATGCTGTATTGCCCGTTTTCTGGCACTGAAG CTCTGAGTCCATGGGAGAATATTGGGTCAGTTGGTGTCCGCAACTTCATGCTGTGCAAGAAGCCACAAACTGAGAATGCCATCGAGGATGAGAAGTCACCTTCAGTGTCTCGAAAGGCAGCTGGAATTTGGAAGACATGGTTCCATAAATCTCCATCCCTTAAGATATCTTCGCATTGA
- the LOC140882396 gene encoding DELLA protein GAI1-like, with protein sequence MMKRDNFNQENYSRKAKMWCSESGKQQQSDAGFDELFAVLGYNVKHSDMASVAQKIEQLEEAMGSVQQEDGNVSELASENVHYNPSDISSWLESMISGFNPLPELDSPASAIILDPFLEATQTAQVPHSDFGSELIAVPGPAVYPRTQPPHPPPATVPLPPRKKLKSVPYSADIGDAPWNFPDESTRQIVLVDSQENGIRLVHSLMACAEAVQQENLKLAEALVKSIGILAVSQSGAMRKVATYFAEALARRIYKLYPSNPQDSAFADLLQMHFYETCPNLKFAHFTANQAILEAFAGKNRVHVIDFSMKQGMQWPALLQALALRPGGPPNFRLTGVGPPSQDNTDHLQEVGWKLAQLAGTIDVEFEYKGFVASSLADLDSSMFDIREGEAVAVNSIFELHQLLARPGAIEKVLQVVRAMEPEIFTVVEQEANHNGPVFLDRFNEALHYYSTLFDSIESCGVEGMVSDQDKLMSEVYLGGQICNVVACEGADRVERHEPLSQWKNRLGSSGFESVHLGSNAYKQAGMLLALFGGGDGYRVEESNGCLMLGWHTRPLIATSAWKPG encoded by the coding sequence ATGATGAAGAGAGACAACTTTAATCAAGAAAATTACTCCAGAAAAGCCAAGATGTGGTGTTCGGAATCCGGGAAACAGCAGCAGAGCGATGCCGGATTTGATGAGCTGTTTGCTGTGTTGGGCTACAACGTGAAGCACTCCGATATGGCGTCAGTGGCGCAAAAGATTGAACAGTTGGAAGAGGCGATGGGAAGCGTTCAGCAAGAAGACGGCAACGTCTCTGAGCTTGCCTCCGAAAATGTTCATTACAATCCTTCAGATATCTCCTCGTGGCTGGAGTCCATGATTTCAGGGTTCAACCCTTTACCAGAGCTGGATTCACCTGCCTCAGCTATaatcctggatccatttctcgAAGCCACCCAGACGGCGCAGGTGCCGCACTCTGACTTCGGATCGGAACTTATTGCAGTACCCGGACCAGCCGTCTACCCCAGAACTCAACCTCCTCATCCTCCACCGGCTACGGTGCCATTACCACCGCGAAAGAAGTTGAAGTCGGTGCCATATTCAGCTGATATAGGCGATGCTCCGTGGAATTTCCCAGATGAGTCGACTCGGCAGATTGTCCTGGTGGACTCACAGGAAAACGGCATACGACTCGTCCACTCGCTAATGGCCTGCGCGGAAGCAGTTCAGCAAGAGAACCTGAAATTGGCGGAAGCTTTGGTGAAAAGCATCGGGATTTTGGCTGTTTCCCAATCGGGAGCCATGAGAAAAGTTGCCACATATTTCGCAGAAGCTTTGGCGAGAAGGATCTATAAATTGTATCCTTCAAATCCACAGGATTCCGCCTTCGCTGATCTATTACAAATGCACTTCTACGAGACATGCCCGAATCTCAAATTCGCTCATTTCACGGCAAATCAAGCGATTCTCGAAGCATTTGCTGGCAAAAACCGCGTCCACGTCATCGATTTTAGCATGAAACAGGGAATGCAATGGCCGGCGTTGTTACAGGCGTTGGCCTTGCGACCCGGCGGCCCGCCAAATTTCCGATTGACCGGAGTTGGCCCACCATCTCAGGACAACACCGATCATCTGCAAGAAGTGGGGTGGAAATTAGCCCAATTGGCTGGAACAATCGACGTGGAGTTTGAGTACAAAGGATTCGTAGCAAGTTCTTTAGCTGATCTTGATTCTTCCATGTTCGATATCCGGGAAGGCGAGGCAGTGGCTGTGAATTCCATCTTCGAGCTGCATCAACTACTAGCTAGGCCGGGAGCCATAGAGAAGGTGTTGCAAGTGGTGAGGGCGATGGAGCCTGAAATCTTTACAGTGGTTGAGCAAGAGGCCAATCACAACGGGCCGGTTTTCTTGGACCGGTTCAACGAGGCATTGCATTATTATTCAACTCTCTTCGATTCGATAGAGAGTTGTGGTGTGGAAGGGATGGTTAGCGATCAAGATAAGTTGATGAGTGAGGTGTATTTGGGGGGCCAGATTTGCAATGTGGTGGCTTGTGAGGGAGCAGACCGGGTCGAGCGGCATGAGCCGTTGTCTCAGTGGAAGAATAGGTTGGGTTCGTCTGGGTTCGAGTCGGTTCACTTGGGTTCGAATGCTTACAAGCAGGCTGGGATGTTGCTGGCTTTGTTCGGTGGCGGGGATGGGTATAGAGTGGAGGAAAGCAACGGGTGTTTGATGTTGGGTTGGCACACTAGGCCATTGATTGCTACCTCGGCGTGGAAACCGGGTTAA